Within Dictyostelium discoideum AX4 chromosome 4 chromosome, whole genome shotgun sequence, the genomic segment AAAGAggataatttatcattagtACAATTCCAAGATGAGAAAGATAGTCATCTTTTTGCCAATAAATAATAGCTGGTCAATTAGAAAAGTATAAGGATTTCTCTAAATTCTAGAGTTTTTAATCTAtacaaaataaacaaataaaaaataaaatacaaaaagttttaaaaaaaaaaacctatatcttttttgttttattttacatttttattagaAAACAAAAAGTATTAACTATGTaacaaatataattttaaaattattccCAACTTTGGCCTCGAATTATTATAGCGATTTGTTGATGGGTTGAAATTACCCAAATTACCTAGtttgttaataaaatttgattattaaaaagaaaaaaaaaaaattgtgtatattttttttatttttttttgtttattttttattttttttttaattaaacaaaccAAATACtctaattcaattttaatgaacaaattgaatattatttcaaacttttttttttaacattaatCAAAACTAAGTAAATACTTATACCCCTACCTggctttttttatttttacctgCACCTGagttattgaaaatttttttcaacaacTGACATATCCTACCTGACGTACCTATACCCATTTAGAAACTCAAATCAGATCACCAAAAGTATCGCCATCTTTAAGATATTTAACATTTTTGAAATACAATTCCGAGGTCGAGATAAATGATTATTAACATCGGTTGGTTAAATAGTAAAAGAAAAGAGGCATGTAAATTGGGGAAGTGTTTAAGATTATTTGGATATTTTCCAATTCACAATCGGAttctattaaatttaatataaaaaaaaaaaaataataataataataataataataataaactaattaaatattataacaatacaattatatttttataaaaaaagcctttatttatattattatctattatttttttaatgatgcTAATGCGCCTTGCTTTGTGAGATCTCTCATTTGAGCCTTTAAGTGATTCTTATAGCTTGTGATATCACCTGCCCATTTagtaatagttttattatcaCAAACCCAAATTTCTTTTGCAACTTGAGAGATTAATCTAAAATCGTGAGATACTAATATCATGCCTCCGGGGAAAGAATTGATGGCCAAAGCTAAACTATCAATACATTCCATATCTCTTCAAGAAAATGATCAAAATGGTCAAATTTAACGACAAAATGGTCAAAAAcgattaaatttaatgttttaaaatgatcaaaaggtcaaatttaatgataaaatggTCAAAAAAcgattaaatttaatgttttaaaatgatCAAAAAGGTCAAGtttatagtaataaaatGGTTAAAATGACTATAGTTAGTATcgattatatattatttataaaaacaattgtttataaatgtttgttgttttttttttttttttggaataataaaaaaagtactTACAAATGATTTGTTGGTTCATCAAGTAATAAAAGATGTGGATTTTCGAGAGCCATAAGACAGAAAATTAAACGAGATTTAATACCATCAGACATACAACCAATAGCTTCAGTTTGAGCTTTACCAGTAACACCAAATCTACCAATTTCACGACGCCATTCTTCGGTATCTTTATTCATATGAGCAAATTTAGAACGAACAAAATCCAATGGAGTAGCGGTGAGATCTAAAACTTCATGAGCATGTTGATGATAACGAGCCATTTTAAGATGACTatgttttttaatgaaaCCTTGAGTTGGTGAGATTTGACCGACCATAAGCTTCAATAAAGTACTTTTACCAGCACCATTTGGACCAACAAGTGCAATTCTAGAGTCTAAATCGATAGCTAAATCTAAATTTCTATATAAAACATCTGCTTCTTTACCGCTGTATGAAAAAGTAACATTATCAAAATGCATGATTGGTGGGGCCAATTCACCACATGGTGGGAatgaaaaattgaaaatcttATCTTCTTGTACTCTTTCGACGAGACCAGCTTCCTCCATTTTATCGATAAtcttttgttttgatttacCTTGACGGACCAAATTGGAATAGGTACCACAAGATGcgataaaagatttaatgtGTGCAatttcttcttgttgtttgTGGTATGCTTTCATTTGATTGACTTCCAATTCTGCTTTGGTCTTTACAAAGTTATCATAGTTACCACCAtagtattttaattttgattgagTCATATGGATGATATTGGTACAAACTGCATTGAGGAAATCTTGACTGTGTGAAATGATAATGAGTGAACGATCATAATTGGCTAAATAATCCTCCAACCATACACATGCACCTAAATCCAAATGATTGGTTGGTTCATCCAATAAAAGAAGAGTTGGTTTAATGAAAAGTGCTTTGGCAAGTGATACTCTCATTCTCCAACCACCAGAAAGATCTTTAGTTTTCTTTAACATTGTTTGACTTGTGAAAcctaaaccaattaaaatttcagatGCTCTTGGTACAAATGTAGTTGGATCTAAATTCTCTAAACGTTCATAA encodes:
- the abcF2 gene encoding ABC transporter-related protein, giving the protein MAKKGGKNNKSKKEVTPPTSDVEDEVQDKFKEMRLNAFTATGALASKESSRDVKIEQVTLTFHGKELLSDTTVEINFGRRYGLIGQNGCGKSTFFQCLAVRELPIPEHIDIFHLSEEAHPSERTALQSVIDDAEKEVKRLEVLEERLLEEQGPESEELFDVYERLENLDPTTFVPRASEILIGLGFTSQTMLKKTKDLSGGWRMRVSLAKALFIKPTLLLLDEPTNHLDLGACVWLEDYLANYDRSLIIISHSQDFLNAVCTNIIHMTQSKLKYYGGNYDNFVKTKAELEVNQMKAYHKQQEEIAHIKSFIASCGTYSNLVRQGKSKQKIIDKMEEAGLVERVQEDKIFNFSFPPCGELAPPIMHFDNVTFSYSGKEADVLYRNLDLAIDLDSRIALVGPNGAGKSTLLKLMVGQISPTQGFIKKHSHLKMARYHQHAHEVLDLTATPLDFVRSKFAHMNKDTEEWRREIGRFGVTGKAQTEAIGCMSDGIKSRLIFCLMALENPHLLLLDEPTNHLDMECIDSLALAINSFPGGMILVSHDFRLISQVAKEIWVCDNKTITKWAGDITSYKNHLKAQMRDLTKQGALASLKK